The sequence TATTGCTACCACGGTTATTTTCATGTGTAAGGTCGTGAATTTTTTACCGTGTGTGACACTAGATGACTGAGCAAGATAGGGGTGTTTGGTAATTGTCAAACGTAAAGTTTCTGTTAAGTCTTCACGTAACCATTACATGCTGTGGTACTTTATGGTGTCGTCCCTTTTGTGCGTCTGACAGTTTCTGGGAGTTTTCACCAAAACCATGGTTTACCAAGGCACCCCGGCCACCTGCTCATCTGTCACAAATACAAAAGTTCCACTTCCACACAAGAATGGTCTTTTATCCATGTTTTTAAAGCCATCTCTTGACCTTTCAGCTGACATTGAGAATGCTCAGCAGTAAAGCATTCTCAATAGATGAGAAGACCAGGCTACCTCTACCCATGAAGTGAGGTCACCAGGTTCAAATATACACCAGAACAAAAAGGGATGAGGGGGTGTGGATAATTTTAAATGGTTATACAAGTTAATGaagtatattgtttatatttttttttccccccacatcgTAGTATTCTCTAAGTTCAAAGCGATCAAGCCCAGATGATGGTAATGAAGTATCTCCATATTCCCTGTCACCAGTGAGTAACAAAAGGTGAATATGGAGTGTGTTTTCAGTATTATTCCAATGCCATGATTACCTGTTTCCGCCACTAACCTGAATCGTCTCTTGCCTTTTTAGTCAGAAACTTCTACGTTCTCCACGAAAACCTACACGCAAAATTTCCAAGATACCTTTTAAAGTTCTGGATGCACCTGAATTGCAAGATGACTTTTACCTTAACTTGGTGGACTGGTCATCCCTTAATGTGTTGAGTGTTGGCCTAGGAACCTGTGTATATTTGTGGAGTGCATGTACTAGCCAGGTGAGTAAGCTTGTTTGGAAGTGCATGCGTAACACTTGTGAGAGAAGTTCTGTGTCTTGTTGCTCTCATGAGCCAGGGATTCCATATCGTACACTCAAAAACTAAATCTATATGTATCTTCTGTTTCTCTAGGTGACCAGGCTCTGTGACCTTTCTGTAGAAGGTGATTCTGTTACCTCGGTGGGGTGGTCTGAGAGGGTAAGTGAGAGCAATGCATAGCTTTAGTATTTTTGCTTAAATGTACAGTCAGGGCCAATGTGCAGTGACCACTAACTTGTACTGAGAAGTGTAGATCCACTTTCACTGTGCAATTTGCATCCAGTGCATCtgtccaaaaatacattttaacaaaacCTTTTAGAGGGGGTAACAAGTCTTGGTTATTGCTAAACGTTGTCTGCTGCTATATAAattagttttttgtgtgtgtgtaaggaacacTAGCGTTTGGAATACAAACTATACTCCAAACATTTTGGTGCCCTGATCACACATGCACCTTGTCTGTGGCTGTTCCAGGATCGAtgatcccagccaatccaatgccttcgCATTGGAATGCCAATATGCATGCACAACAAACTGCCATGCTGTGCCAATTAGATGCTCTCTCTGAAACACTTCAATGAAAATATTCCTGTTCCTGGGTGTTTATAGTGTTCCGTTAAAAGGACAcactaggcaccaaaacaactgtctTAAtaaagaagttttggtgtatagatcctgaCCTTGCAATCTGTCctccatttatgagttaaattaccCATttcttatgcagccctagccacacctgcccTGGCTGTGACTTGCCCAGTCTGCACAAAGagaaaataccgtatttatcggcgtataacacgcacttttttcccctgaaaataggggaaaaattgtgggtgcgtgttatacgccgatatcccataattacttacctgtcctgaagcgtgggccggcttcacaacgcgcaccgcggtacaggaactttaatttcaggttccggtttccggcgggactgaaaggaagtgtgcacaatagtgtgcacacttcctttcagtcccgccagaaaccggaacctgaaattaaagttcctgtaccgcggtgcgcgctgtgaagccggcccacgcttcaggacaggtaagtaattataagaaggggaggaaagtacactatgggaggggaaggggaggaaagtacactatgggaggggagggggaggaaagtagactatgggaggggagggggaggaaagtagactatgggaggggagggggaggaaagtagactatgggaggggagggggaggaaagtagactatgggaggggagggggaggaaagtagactatgggaggggagggggaggaaagtagactatgggaggggagggggaggaaagtagactatgggaggggagggggaggaaagtagactatgggaggggagggggaggaaagtagactatgggaggggagggggaggaaagtagactatgggaggggagggggaggaaagtagactatgggaggggagggggaggaaagtagactatgggaggggagggggaggaaagtagactatgggaggggagggggaggaaagtagactatgggaggggagggggaggaaagtagactatgggaggggagggggaggaaagtagactatgggaggggagggggaggaaagtagactatgggaggggagggggaggaaagtagactatgggaggggagggggaggaaagtagactatgggaggggagggggaggaaagtagactatgggaggggagggggaggaaagtagactatgggaggggagggggaggaaagtagactatgggaggggagggggaggaaagtagactatgggaggggagggggaggaaagtagactatgggaggggagggggaggaaagtagactatgggaggggagggggaggaaagtagactatgggaggggagggggaggaaaatactatgggaggggaggggggaatactatgggaggggggaaatttcccccctaaaaatgaggtgcgtgttatacgccggtgcgtgttatacgccgataaatacggtaatttcattttcaatcagaccaTTTGCTTTCGAagtttgtctcctgctctgtaaattgaactttaatcgcacACACTGAAAACTTCTACAGTATCTAGAAGGCTCTTAACCGtgcaggagatgagaaattctaaattaaacagactgtttgTTATAAAGGAAGTTTTAACATAagatgtttaggaaggctgtgcaagtgacATGCagcgaggtgtgactagggccgtATAAACCATGATTTAACGtttaaatggcagataactgactgcaggggcatgatctgtacatcaaaactgcttcattaaactaaagttgttatggtgcctatactgtccctttaatctaaaTTTTACGATTTGGTTTCCAAGTTGTAACTATAGCCAAGTTAGTAATTTTGCAACATTTCacaatttggttttcagttcactGCAATTTAGTGTCTTTTAATGACGGCAATCATATTCACTTTACATTAATGACTAGCTGCAACACAAATAGCTAAAGAAATAATGCCCACTTAGCATGGCTTTATGGTAAGGTCTCCCAGGTCCCCAAAGCAAATGGTAATATACATACAGTTCAAACATTTTCAAAAACAAAACCTATTATGCTAGAAACACCCCCCCCTCCAGCTAGATATTGAGATGTTCCTAGCTaattggggaaactaagacaaaGTAGAATCAGATGGGGTTCCCAGGACTTCAGCACCAATCTGTTTGTATCAGTTATTTAACATTAGAAAAGCTGCACAATCCTCTTGATTGTGTTCAGCAGTTAATGGTTCTGCGAGTTTTCTAGTTCAGTTTAGCCTTCTGGGAAACTGGCTGCTGTGAGTTTGCATAACTGTAGCTGACAAATCACATTTGAGATGGCTGCTTTATCAGTTTCCCTTCTGTCATTAGGTTTGGTAGGTTTCCTGGAAAAACCCACAGGATTTAGTGCATCTCCACCATTCTCCTGTGGGTTGGCCCGAGTTTGTGCTTAATATGCAGTTTCATGACAATAGAACCTAGCTTTGTGTGTGGAATTGGACTGATCCATGGAATAAagactccctctccctctccctctccctctccctctccctctccctctccctctccctctccctctccctctccctcgaGCAGGCATGGATGTTTCTTAAATACGTTATCCTTCGGCTGGGTCTTAGGGGCCACAGCAACTTGTCTAGTGCTTAACTACTGTCACATCTAATTGGATAAATTCACAGTGTATCTAAACCAGGGGTTTTAGATACTTTGCAAACCTCTACAGCTACCAGTTTGCTATAGAAAGGCTTGTTGGAGAAGTAAACATTGCCCACCGAAGTAGTTCTCTGgaacatttaaaatgttaaatgcaCATGCCGTGGTGGTCAAAAATCAGACAGATGTCTGTCACGGAGGCTCTAAAGTTCTTGTTGGAAGCACTTTAGGTTTTTACAAACCCTACCATCTCTTTTCCTGCCTAGCCTGTGTATTTGGCTGATATTTGGTCATATTTTGACACCACAGAACACCTGATGTTAAAGtgtctgtcacctcaaacttgcctttctcctagattttctcttcctctttcagaatctgttcttttcttaatttctgatctatttctctttaaaacattagACAAAGGAGGGATATGATGTCTTCTGTTTTCCTCCTTTTGACAATCCTTGTCAAGAGTAGGAACATACATAAGCAGTCCATACTTTCtcttgttttaaagagaaatagatcagataTTGAAAGTAGAGAGATCTATACAcacaggagaaaggtaagtttgaggtgacaaAGCTGCTTTTATTTCACTTTGGTGTGTTTATCTCGATTCTAATGGTACAGTGACCTCCAATTCTCATTGTCTCCAAGAACACCATAGACGCTCAGTTTTTTCAttaagacactttttttttttttatgttctcaaAGAAATCTCAAAACCCAAACCTTACAATACAATGCTTACATTTTAGCTTTACCcagttatatatttaaaatcattACTGATTACTGGGAATAAGTGGGATAAAAAGCCATGGCTGGATTAGGATTAATAGATTTTATCCAATATGACAGTTGCAAATATCTAAAGCTATGTCTCCATTCCAAACGAGTATTCCTATAGATAATGCCTGTGATTTGGATACACTTATTTTGTGATATTGCACATTACCAAAGTTTCTTTGAGAGCTGGAAGAATGGAAATGGGGTCTGATAATGCCACCTTTATGTCATCCACAAAACGACCAAAGGTGCTGAATATGGTGGAGATATAGGATATTTGGATTATTACGAAGGCTATCCCAAAGGGCTCCAAAGCTAAATCGTATAATACAGGGGAAAGTGGACAGCCTTATCGGGAGTCATTGGAGATGACAAAGGGATTAAACTtgcttggttttgttttttgttttttttttattacagaggAACATTCGTATAACAATTTAACTATCTAAGAAACCTGGCAGGAATCCAGAGTTACCAAAACTTCTCGAATATACCCACAATGTACTCTATCAAAGCTggattacattatttattttgcgTGTTGGTACAAAATCCACTTGGGTCAGGGTGTTTCGGGATAGTAATATGTGCATGCATGAATTCTTTAGGGATTGAACATTCAGTAATGTTGAAATTAAAGTGATGCCGAATATGGTGAAAGAATAGCTGAAAATGTTTTGTAGTAAAGGCCATACAGGTTGTCTGGCCCTCAAAGTTTATGCGGTTTCAGTGGCGCAAGAGTGTGAccacattgaggtctatggagaagACCGTAGGATCTCCATAGACCGAGCCAGTTCCCTGTAGCCATCACGAGTCAGTTTCCTGTAGCCATCACGATTGACACTTGGACTCCACCATGAGTCGAACGTCAGGtgaaggagaaatacagagaccacgttcctactttgtctctgtagatCTCTTACCTGGGTTGGAGTTTAGTGAAATTCAAACCCtgtcaaaatgagtatttgacAAAGATAGGCATGCGTTCCCTGATTTTGCTGCCGGCATATTGGGTCCCTGTGTTTGTCTTGTGGGAACGCTGTAATGTGTGTCAGCGCCAAGTCTGGAAGTTGCGGAGCACGTCCGTCATTGACCTCCCAGTTGATAGACGCTTGATCTTTGGGATTTACGATGAGGCATTGTGCAAGATTTTTATAGTGTCCATCAACTTATTTCAACATGAACTGGAAGCTAGAGTTGTTTCTGATGGTTGACTGGCTTTTCTTAGATTTCTGCTTAAAACTGAGAAATCCTGTATTTATCCATCTACACAGGGAAATTTAGTGGCTGTGGGCACGCATAAAGGCTTTGTTCAGATCTGGGATGCGTCAGCTGGGAAGAAGTTGTCTACGCTAGAGGGACACACAGCTCGAGTGGGTAAGgaatttttcaaaaatatttttaagtaaAACATCTTCTTGTCAATGATATTCTTGTTTGTTTAAATGTAGTTTTGTTGTCTACCCTGCCCATGTAAAATGCACCCGAGATAAAACCATACAATCCTAACTGTTCTTGGATTTCACTACTATAGGAGCTTTGGCTTGGAATGCTGATCAGCTATCTTCTGGGAGCAGAGACAGGATGATCCTGCAACGAGACATCCGTACCCCACCTATCCAGTCTGAAAGGAGGCTGCAAGGTCACAGGCAAGAAGTGTGTGGGCTGAAGTGGTCCACAGATCATCAACTCTTGGCTTCTGGAGGGAATGACAACAAGGTACAAGCTTGTACCACTAATACATAGTGCTTGATCAGGTCTTTAATTGCTTACCGTTTTGTTTCCGGGATTGATTAATGTACATACGTTTCTTGTAATCTGCTTTAGCTCCTGGTTTGGAATCACTCTAGCCTGAGCCCCGTCCAGCAGTATACAGAACATCTAGCTGCAGTGAAGGCTATAGCATGGTCCCCACATCAACACGGTCTGCTTGCCTCAGGTGGGGGCACTGCTGATCGCTGTATCCGCTTCTGGAACACACTTACTGGCCAGCCCCTGCAGTGTATAGATACTGGCTCACAGGTCTGCAACTTAGCCTGGTCTAAACATGCCAATGAGCTGGTGAGTGTTGGTTCACTACTGAAGAGCATATTCCTTACTAATGAACTAATATCTAGAAATTTAAACCATTTCTGTtttgtctctttctccttttAACAGGTAAGCACGCACGGTTACTCTCAGAACCAGATCCTAGTGTGGAAGTATCCATCACTCACACAGGTGGCAAAGCTTACCGGACATTCCTATAGAGTTCTTTATCTGGTAAGTTACTCTCCTAAAATCTCCCTGTCCGTACAGTATTCCTGAAGGGGTAACGGTCTCTTCCCAGGAATTAGAACATTTACTCATGATGTAATTTAAGTCTTTTTAATACAAGGTTAAAAGAATACTGAGCATTTCATGGGGATTCAGTGATGTACATTCCAGAGAAgtgaattaattattattttttttttttttattattatatttatataaaaaaaaaaaaatctgactccATTGCAATGATTAAGATTATAACCTAGACTTGGAATtccccttaaaggaaaactccagtgccaggaaaacagttttcctggctctggaggtaccctctccatCCCACCCCCCAAAcctcagttgctgaaggggtgataaccccttcagtcacttacctgaggcagcgacgatgtccctcgttgctgtctcctcctccgcgccgctcctcctattgtctccgtcggccggtggacgagactgatcccgcccactggccggggagaactaatgcgcagcaatgccgcgcatgcgcagcaatgccgcacatgcgcattagtactccccataggaaagcattgaaaaagattttcaatgctttcctatgaggaaatgagcgacgctggaggtcctcacacagcgtgaggacgtccagcgacgctctagcacagataatctgtgctatgtgtcaggaagtgacctctagtggctgtctagtagacagccactagaggtggagttaaccctgcaatgtaattattgcagtttataaaaaaaactgcaataattacacttgcatagttaagagtagtgggagttggcacccagaccactccaatgggcagaagtggtctgggtgcctggagtgtccctttaagttagctTTTTAAAAGTATGGCAGGTGCATGCCTGCACTAATATAGTTTGTCAAACTGCATTCCTAAATGGCTCCAAGCAAGCAACGTCTTTCCAAGATTGTTTGGTAACGCTGTGTATTAAATCTGCTGCTggacttttaacccctttcctgtaGAAGGCCGTGTGTGAGATGCTGAAAGTACTTTTGCTGCACATATAAGTGTTTTTAGCTTTAATTTACACTTACTCTAAATGTCAACTTCAAAGCTCAGAGTATTTTATCTAACGAAACCTAGAAAAAtttggcattgtggcaggcttttGCAATGAACCCCATTTTTTTGCAGATTGTATCCTAGCAACCCAATGCTTGCTCTTTTGAGCTTAACCCACTTACTTAAGAAATCCTTCCTCTTAAAgctctgcagtgcaaggttaaatagggccatggaatgaggcacctgtgacagggaggggtgcgaAGCAACAGGAATTGGTCTGGACTctcaaatatatttacatatgaaacCAAGACCTGCTCACATTAAGGAAGCTGCAGGGGCAGCACagaataaaaagaatatatagagaggatttttctttttataaattttttgtttaaaaatcttAAGCCAAAGTTAAACTTTTCATGCTGTATACTCTGAAAACCAGCCACTGTAATAGACCACGATATCCACATAGGACTAGGCAGCTCTGTACATTCTGTATATGCCAAGAGCAAATCAACGTTAATCTTCTGTTTCTTCCCATAGGCCATGTCTCCTGATGGGGAAGCCATTGTTACAGGAGCTGGTGATGAAACATTACGATTCTGGAATGTTTTTAGTAAAACTCGGTCAACAAAGGTTGGTTGCTTTGTTAAATGGATTTGGTTTTGGgttggtgtgtgttttttgttttaaggtTAACTTTAAGTGGTGGGAGAATCCAACATAATGGTGTGCTTTTAGGGGAGATTATCTGTTAAACTGAAATCCTTCGTCTAAGTATCACTACAGTTCAATCAACAAGTGCTGAAAGGATTCCTTTTGGGTATTTAAAAGGGAACGTGTAGTTAGAAATTGACATTCCAATTGTATGTGCGTTAATAGCGATAAAGATACGTTGCATATCAGAGTAATGCACACACGTATATTTCATCTTTTTAAAATGTTactaattttttttccctttcttctcttctctcttagGAATCCGTCTCTGTTCTTAACCTCTTCACGCGAATACGATAACTTCACTTCCTTTTTCCTCCCTGGACTGTTTCCATTCTTGATAACCAGCTTTCTTCCTGTTCTGGAGTCAATACAGGAGGATTAAAGACTTTATAGAAAATGGAggcattaaataataattaaaaaataaataaatatccgcatatatattttggggggagagagaagggacCACTCTTTACCGTGGGCTGTGGGGAGGGTTGGATGGATCGATCATGGCACAACCGCTGGTTATATAgctgtttgtaagtgtgtgtataaaaatgctGATGTATATCTTATCTTTTGATATTTCCCCCTAGTGTGATGTTGTGTAGCCCTCTCCAGCTGTCAAAAAAATATCATTCAGTCCTCCTCCTATACAGTGACATTGCTGTCTCTTTTAAGTGGTACTGAGGGTTACTTGTGAAACTTGCATGCAAAAGTGGGCCCGAAGGCTCTTACCACAAAGTACAATTTGCagtcttctaaaaaaaaaaaaaatcaaaccaaaaaacaaaccttTTACCATTTTCTCCTATGATCTCGGTTGGGGAGGGCAGTAGTGTGTGCAGAGGGGCTTATTTTATGAATGTTTGAttgaaagtcagcaattcctatGTTGCTTGTTAATATtagtgcaatttgtttcattttacagatattctgtatttttaatgttaatttaATGCTCGATTTCAGATCAGTCTCTAATGATCGGCTCCCTgtgtttaaatttgtttttttacatttgtgcgTTTTTTGGAGGTGGGAAGAGCAAGATGTCCTTCAGTTTGTTCAAGGAAAGCACTTAACCTTTAGTTGATATGTCCACCTCTAATTATACAGCATTGTAACCTCCGCGACGAGGTTTGAGCAGCAGCCAATTGGACAGTTTGTGTGTGCTCTCAAGTTGGTTTTGTATTATTACCCCCAGAATGGGGGGAAAAGGTCCTACtctttattctttgtttttaaagaagaaaaaaaaatcccatgctTGGTGTTGAAAATGTGAGTTATTTATTGTTTCAGTTcgtgtgcatgtgactgtttgTATAATACCTTCTGTGTGATCTGTGACATTGCATTGAGCACTTTGAAGAGTGAATTTCTTGTCTATCTTTTTCTGCATTCTAAAGATCGATCATAGGATTCAAGAGAcaagatttgttttgttttctataaTTTCTTTTGTAATGTTCCCACTTGGAGCCTGACTTCCTGATCCTACATCAAgtgctgtgttttttgttttttgaaaaacCAAGTTAGTTTTTTCAGGACCCATCATTTAGAAAACAAAGTATGGAAAAGTATATTTCAATTTCAGCCCTTTTCatgtagttatttatttttagccATATCTATGGTATTAGCAAAACATCTACCCCATTGCTGTCCAAGGAAGCGTGAGAAGCAACGCTATTTTAACGTTGATTAGTGGTTCTCGTTCTATCACACCCCCCATCATTCTTTGCCCAAAAGCTGTCAGAGGTTACCTCTTTAAATGTCCATGCAACTCTATGGATTTGTGGAGCACAAACTACCCTTAATCCTGCTGTATTTGTGTACAGCATAGGTAGTGGGATGTATATTTCCtggaagaattattttttttttaacaatttcattATTGTGCCCcttttttgttttagaaataCTAGCATACTGTTGGAAACACAACACATGACTAGCAATAGAAGATAATAGAGCATGTATCTTTTATATAGGTGCTGTAATGAAATAAAGTTCTATACCTTGTATTTTCtaccttaaatgaacactatagggtcaggaacacaaacatcaattttttattttttttttagttaaaaccaccctaaatatagtaaagtctCGCTTTtattcaagcctgcagctgctccctctgcccctgtttgactgtgtctgctgatatcatcagaagtctGAGAAAATCACGTTTCctcataggattgactgagactgtcaaggaggcagattaggggcagagccagcacaagtcaagcacagccctgtccaatcagcatctcctcagaaagccactgaatcaatgcatctttatgaggaaagttcagtgtctgcaggcagagggtggaaacactgaatggcagtgctgcacatttggcagcactgccccaggaagcacctctagtagccatctgaggagtggccagtggaggtatccctaggctgtaatgtatacactgcattttctctgaaaaattctactcagaacaaatgcaataagctgtagttgttctggtgactatagtgtcccttttaaattgcCATATTTCACAGGCTGGAATATTTGCTAAGTATTAAAACTGCACTCTATTGCAATATGAACAAtacaactttataaaaaaaaaaaatacaaatagaatGTAAAATGTCTgtatttgcttaaagggactctccagtgccaggaaaacaatccgttttcctggcactgcatgtccccctctccctcccatccccagttgctgaaggggtgaaaaccctttcAGTTACTAATCAAAAGCAGCAACGATgtcctccccttcatcacgtcagccagtgggggagactgatcacgtgcattagacctctccataggaaagcattgaaaatgctttcctatggggattttagcgacgctggaggtcctcacacagcgtgaggacgtccagcgacgctctagcacagaaaacctgtgctagaatcccggaagtgccctctagtagacctccactagaggaggagttaaccctgcaatgtaattattgcagtttatgaaagcgAATAATTACAGGTGCAGGGTTataggtagtgggagttggcacccagaccactcaaatgggcagaagtggtctgggtgcctggagtgtccctctaaattCTGGAATAACTGCTTAATCATCTTTGTACATTCAAGGTACTTGCACAGGGTTAATGATGTATTTTGTTGATCTCTCTCTTGCACCAAGTAACATGTACCTTCATCTACCTTTACGGGGGTGGTAgtgatttacatttttaatatactCTCGTTCCCACTGGGTCTTCATACACAATGTCCCCATCTTGCAAATATACTCACCGGAAGTCTTAAGTGCCCTTCATAGGGTGTGTGCATCATAACACGTATATGTTTGGTACATTGTTCAGGTGTTGCGGGGAGGGGGTGTATTGCCTTTGCTGTTGGGTACCAATGCGTCAGTGCGGGAAGGAAGGAAGAACTTAGCCAATGACAAAGTTGACAGGTGCCATAGAACTTTGCTAAAGCTCtacgccaggggtgcccaaaacatAGTTGTAGAActgcacctcccataatgctttcgGAATGCTTTAAAATGACACAGTGTTCTCATGAGGGGCTTCCTGGATATGGTCCTGCAATGTTCCACATctcgctctgcatgaagacgctgaacAGTCTCTGTAGAGATGCAATAAGTCTAAATGACAGCGGATTATGCagcaagactgcaggggcaagaACTATACCAGGGGTGCCCAGAAAGTAGATCACCAGATGAACTACAACTTGTCATGGAATCTGTAGTTTTTAAATACCTGGGGCTCTACCTTTTTGTCACCCCTGCTCTACGCTTTGTCAACCTGTgatctttacattaaaaaaagaatgCCAAAGATGCGATGCTGTCCTGCGAGCTGTTATCATACACAACCCCGATTTGCTAGAATTAAAAATTAACAGGTTTctgcttaaaaagaaaaaatcttaaaggatcactgtagggtcaggaacacaaacatgtattcctgaccctatagtgttaacaccaccatctagccaccctgggcccctcatgcctccataaatatagtaaaaatcttactgtattcaaacctgaagctgtaactctgcatgctgttagactcagaaaaaacaagcagtctgctgacatgtggtagcctgatccaatcacagtgcttccccataggattggctgagactgacaaggaggcagatcaggggcagagccagcatgattcaaacacagctctggccaatcagcatttcctcatagagatcaatTGAATCAATgagtctctatgaggaaagttcagtgtctgcatgcagagggaggagatactgaatcacaggatgctgtgcacagtgctgccctgtgctctgctgacagcagatctgagtggatggaggcatattatgcctccatcaactccgaagtccctctggttcactctgagtgactgcaactggaggtgttcctagctttcaatgtaaacactgtattatctcagagaatacagtgtttacatgagaaaggctgcagggagctaaagttctcacctgaacaacctcatttagctgaagttgttcaggtga comes from Pelobates fuscus isolate aPelFus1 chromosome 5, aPelFus1.pri, whole genome shotgun sequence and encodes:
- the FZR1 gene encoding fizzy-related protein homolog, with the translated sequence MDQDYERRLLRQINLQNENTMPCVAEIRRTLTPSNSPISSPSKHGDRFIPSRAGANWSINFHRINENEKSPSQNRKAKDATSDSGKDGLAYSALLKNELLGAGIEKVQDPQTEDRRLQPSTPEKKSLFTYSLSSKRSSPDDGNEVSPYSLSPVSNKSQKLLRSPRKPTRKISKIPFKVLDAPELQDDFYLNLVDWSSLNVLSVGLGTCVYLWSACTSQVTRLCDLSVEGDSVTSVGWSERGNLVAVGTHKGFVQIWDASAGKKLSTLEGHTARVGALAWNADQLSSGSRDRMILQRDIRTPPIQSERRLQGHRQEVCGLKWSTDHQLLASGGNDNKLLVWNHSSLSPVQQYTEHLAAVKAIAWSPHQHGLLASGGGTADRCIRFWNTLTGQPLQCIDTGSQVCNLAWSKHANELVSTHGYSQNQILVWKYPSLTQVAKLTGHSYRVLYLAMSPDGEAIVTGAGDETLRFWNVFSKTRSTKESVSVLNLFTRIR